The following coding sequences are from one Phyllostomus discolor isolate MPI-MPIP mPhyDis1 chromosome 11, mPhyDis1.pri.v3, whole genome shotgun sequence window:
- the ATP6V1E1 gene encoding V-type proton ATPase subunit E 1: MALSDADVQKQIKHMMAFIEQEANEKAEEIDAKAEEEFNIEKGRLVQTQRLKIMEYYEKKEKQIEQQKKIQMSNLMNQARLKVLRARDDLITDLLNEAKQRLSKVVKDTTRYQVLLDGLVLQGMYQLLEPRMVVRCRKQDFPLVKAAVQKAIPMYKIATKKDADVQIDQEAYLPEDTAGGVEIYNGDRKIKVSNTLESRLDLIAQQMMPEVRGALFGANANRKFLD, translated from the exons ATGGCCCTCAGCGACGCAGACGTGCAGAagcag ATTAAGCATATGATGGCTTTTATTGAACAAGAAGCCaatgaaaaagcagaagaaatagaTGCAAAA GCAGAAGAAGAGTTCAACATCGAGAAGGGCCGTCTGGTGCAGACCCAGAGACTGAAGATCATGGAGTACTACgagaagaaggagaagcagaTCGAGCAGCAGAAGAAGAT TCAGATGTCCAATCTGATGAATCAAGCAAGACTCAAAGTCCTCAGAGCGAGAGATGACCTTATTACA GACCTCCTCAATGAAGCAAAACAGAGACTCAGCAAGGTGGTCAAGGATACAACCAGGTACCAGGTGCTGCTGGATGGACTGGTTCTCCAG GGCATGTACCAGCTGCTGGAGCCCCGGATGGTGGTCCGCTGCCGGAAACAGGATTTCCCGCTGGTCAAG GCTGCCGTGCAGAAAGCCATCCCCATGTACAAAATCGCCACCAAGAAAGATGCCGACGTCCAGATTGACCAGGAGGCCTACCTGCCTGAGGATAC CGCCGGTGGAGTTGAGATCTACAACGGGGACCGCAAGATCAAGGTCTCCAACACCCTCGAGAGCCGGCTGGACCTCATCGCTCAGCAG ATGATGCCGGAGGTGCGCGGAGCCTTGTTCGGTGCCAACGCCAACAGGAAGTTCCTGGACTAG
- the SLC25A18 gene encoding mitochondrial glutamate carrier 2: protein MSKQDLSVTAKLINGGVAGLVGVTCVFPIDLAKTRLQNQHGMDTYRGMTDCLVKTARAEGFLGMYRGAAVNLALVTPEKAIKLAANDFLRQLLLGDGTRRNLRMEMLAGCGAGMCQVVVTCPMEMLKIQLQDAGRLASGPRGPDSAPSSPLSAQKRPSATLIARELLRTRGLAGLYRGLGATLLRDIPFSVIYFPLFANLNNLGVSEPVGKASFAHSFVSGCVAGSVAAVAVTPLDVLKTRIQTLQKGLGEDSYSGIRDCARKLWAQEGPSAFLKGAGCRALVIAPLFGIAQGVYFIGIGERLLGCFE from the exons ATGTCCAAGCAGGATTTGAG CGTCACAGCAAAGCTCATCAACGGAGGCGTGGCGGGGCTCGTGGGGGTGACCTGTGTGTTCCCCATCGACTTGGCCAAGACGCGACTTCAGAACCAGCACGGGATGGACACGTACAGAGGGAT GACGGACTGCCTGGTGAAGACGGCGAGGGCCGAGGGCTTCCTGGGCATGTACCGAG GTGCCGCCGTGAACCTGGCGCTGGTCACCCCGGAGAAGGCCATCAAGCTGGCGGCCAATGACTTCCTGCGGCAGCTGCTCCTGGGAGACGG GACGCGGCGGAACCTGAGGATGGAGATGCTGGCGGGCTGCGGCGCGGGGATGTGCCAGGTGGTGGTCACCTGCCCCATGGAAATGCTGAAGATCCAGCTGCAGGACGCCGGGCGCCTGG ccTCCGGCCCTCGGGGCCCGGACTCGGCGCCTTCCTCCCCGCTGTCCGCTCAGAAGCGCCCGTCCGCCACCCTCATTGCCCGGGAGCTGCTTCGCACCCGCGGCCTGGCTGGGCTCTacaggggcctgggggccactCTCCTCAG ggaCATCCCGTTCTCCGTCATCTACTTCCCTCTGTTTGCCAACCTGAACAACCTCGGGGTCAGCGAGCCGGTGGGGAAGGCCTCCTTTGCCCACTCCTTCGTGTCAGGCTGCGTGGCCGGTTCCGTGGCTGCTGTCGCTGTGACCCCCCTGGACG TTTTGAAAACGCGAATCCAGACCCTCCAGAAAGGCCTGGGGGAGGACAGCTACAGCGGCATCCGAGACTGTGCCAG GAAACTCTGGGCGCAGGAGGGGCCGTCCGCCTTCCTGAAGGGCGCGGGCTGCCGGGCGCTGGTCATCGCTCCCCTCTTCGGCATCGCCCAGGGCGTCTACTTCATCGGCATCGGCGAGCGGCTCCTCGGGTGCTTCGAGTAG